In Canis aureus isolate CA01 chromosome 12, VMU_Caureus_v.1.0, whole genome shotgun sequence, a genomic segment contains:
- the NDUFAF7 gene encoding protein arginine methyltransferase NDUFAF7, mitochondrial, whose protein sequence is MLGEKGDFITSPEISQIFGELLGIWFISEWMATGKNAAFQLVELGPGKGTLAGDILRVFSQLGSVLKNCDISIHMVEVSEKLSEIQALTLTEEKIPLERNAGSSVYMKGVTKSGIPISWYRDLHDVPKGYSFYLAHEFFDVLPVHKFQKTPQGWREVFIDIDPQVSDKLRFVLAPCVTPAEVFIQRDEIRDHVEVCPEAGVIIQELSQRIALTGGAALIADYGHDGTKTDTFRGFCGHKLHDVLTAPGTADLTADVDFSYLRRMAEGQVASLGPIKQQTFLKNMGIDVRLKVLLDKSDEPARQQLLQGYDMLMNPKKMGERFNFFALLPHQRLHGRSHPMNTCQSKPSVSPVAGFGELAWR, encoded by the exons ATGCTTGGAGAAAAAGGAGATTTTATCACTTCACCGGAAATAAGTCAGATCTTTGGGGAG CTGCTAGGTATATGGTTCATTAGCGAATGGATGGCCACTGGAAAAAATGCAGCTTTCCAACTGGTGGAACTGGGCCCAGGCAAGGGTACCCTCGCGGGAGATATTTTGAGG gtGTTCAGCCAGCTTGGATCTGTGCTGAAAAACTGTGACATTTCAATACATATGGTAGAGGTGAGCGAAAAATTGAGTGAGATTCAGGCATTAACCCTGACTGAAGAGAAGATCCCGCTGGAGCGAAATGCTGGATCCTCTGTATATATGAAAGGTGTTACAAAATCTGGGATTCCCATTTCATGGTACCGAGATCTGCACGATGTTCCAAAAG gGTACAGCTTTTATCTTGCACATGAATTTTTTGACGTTCTTCCTGTCCataagtttcag AAAACACCACAAGGATGGCGAGAAGTATTCATTGATATTGATCCACAAGTTTCTGATAAGCTGCGGTTTGTTTTGGCGCCTTGTGTCACGCCAGCAGAAGTCTTCATACAA CGTGATGAAATAAGAGACCACGTGGAAGTGTGTCCTGAGGCCGGCGTTATTATTCAGGAGCTTTCTCAGCGCATTGCATTAACTGGAGGTGCTGCTCTGATTGCCGACTATGGTCATGATGGAACGAAGACCGATACCTTCAGA GGGTTTTGTGGCCACAAGCTTCATGATGTCCTGACTGCCCCAGGAACAGCAGATCTCACAGCTGATGTGGATTTCAGTTACCTGCGCAGAatggcagagggacaagtagctTCTCTGGGGCCAAtaaaacaacagacatttttaaaaaatatgggcaTTGATGTCCGACTGAAG gttcTTTTAGACAAATcagatgagccagccaggcaacagTTACTTCAGGGGTATGATATGTTAATGAATCCTAAGAAGATGGGAGAAAGATTTAACTTTTTTGCCTTGCTACCCCATCAGAGACTTCATGGTAGAAGCCATCCGATGAATACATGTCAGTCAAAACCCTCTGTGTCACCTGTAGCTGGGTTTGGTGAACTTGCCTGGCGGTGA
- the CEBPZ gene encoding CCAAT/enhancer-binding protein zeta isoform X1 has protein sequence MAAAKKPLEFHAKRPWCGEEAVEDPDEDDEEDNDEAEDGFSLEEVLRLGGTKQDYLMLATLDENEEVVDGGKKGAIDDLQQGELEAFIQNLSLAKYAKAFLVEEDEPAKKENASKKEAISKVDNKKQNVAESERTSLDKVKNKKRPEQHSENSATPKVKKDKQQDIFEFFERQTLLLKPGGKWYDLEYSNEYSLEPQPQDVVSKYKTLAQKLYEHEINLFKNKTNNQKGASATWMKTIVSSGTLGDRMAAMILLIQDDAIHTLQFVETLVNLVKKKGSKQQCLMALDTFKELLITDLLPDSRKLRIFSQHPFSKLEQLSSGNKDSRDRRLILWYFEHQLKHLVAEFVQVLETLSHDSLVATKTRALVVAHELLCNKPEEEKALLVQVVNKLGDPQNRIATKASHLLETLLCKHPNMKGVVCGEVERLLFRSNISPKAQYYAICFLNQMVLSHEESELANKLITLYFCFFRTCIKKKDIESKMLSALLTGVNRAYPYAQTGDDKVKEQVDTLFKVLHVVNFNTSVQALMLLFQVMNSQQTISDRYYAALYRKMLDPGLMMCSKQALFLNLVYKSLKADIVLRRVKAFVKRLLQVTCEQMPPFICGALYLVSEILKAKPNLRSQLDDHPESDEENFIDIGDDEDTEKFNADKETDKVKKTETEETVSDSPSPMETKKSESASWVHFDNLKGGKQLNTYDPFSRNPLFCGAENTSLWELKKLSEHFHPSVALFAKTILQGNYIQYSGDPLQDFTLMRFLDRFVYRNPKPHKGKENTDSVVMQPKRKNFMKDIRSLAVNSKEFLAKEESQIPVDELFFYRYYKKVATVKEKQKRNADEESIEDVDDDEFEKMIDTFEDDNCFTSGTDDLDFASNMKKEKKGAKEDPEDEDLEGSDDDLDNLDDDEVSLGSMNEEFTEIGEDGGTFMDVLDDESEGIPKLDDEVSSKISTKRNKRKGTNDFDFAGSFQGPRKKKKGNFSDSSLFVSAEEFGHLLDENMGSKFDNIGMNAMANKDNASLKQLRWEAERDDWLHNRDVKSIIKKKKNFKKKRPKTNQKIKKQRK, from the exons ATGGCGGCCGCCAAGAAGCCTTTGGAGTTCCATGCCAAGCGGCCGTGGTGCGGAGAGGAAGCGGTGGAAGATCCCGACGAGGACGACGAGGAGGATAACGATGAAGCCGAGGATGGGTTCTCTCTGGAAGAAGTATTACGGCTTGGAGGCACCAAG CAAGATTACCTTATGCTGGCTACCTTGGATGAAAATGAGGAAGTGgtggatggaggaaaaaaaggagcaaTTGATGACCTTCAACAAGGTGAATTGGAAGCATTTATTCAGAATCTTAGTTTGGCCAAGTATGCAAAAGCTTTCTTAGTTGAAGAAGATGAaccagcaaaaaaagaaaatgccagcaAAAAAGAAGCAATATCTAAAGTagataataaaaagcaaaatgtagcAGAAAGTGAAAGAACATCACTTGATAaggtaaaaaataagaagaggcCAGAACAACATTCTGAGAACAGTGCCACACCAAAAGTTAAGAAAGATAAACAACAGGAcatctttgaattttttgagagacagacatTGTTACTCAAGCCTGGAGGCAAATGGTATGATCTAGAGTACAGCAATGAATATTCTTTGGAACCCCAGCCTCAGGATGTTGTGTCCAAGTACAAAACCTTGGCTCAGAAATTATATGAGCATGAAATCAACTTattcaaaaacaagacaaataatCAAAAGGGAGCTTCTGCTACCTGGATGAAGACAATTGTGTCATCAGGGACACTAGGTGACAGGATGGCAGCCATGATTCTTCTTATTCAGGATGATGCTATTCACACACTCCAGTTTGTGGAAACTCTTGTGAACCTTGTTAAAAAGAAAGGTAGCAAACAGCAGTGCCTCATGGCTTTGGATACTTTCAAAGAGTTACTGATTACAGACCTTTTGCCAGACAGTCGGAAGCTACGGATTTTCAGCCAGCATCCTTTCAGCAAACTAGAGCAGTTGTCCAGTGGCAACAAGGACTCAAGAGATAGAAGGCTGATATTATGGTATTTTGAACACCAGCTGAAACACCTTGTGGCTGAATTTGTCCAGGTCTTAGAAACTTTAAGTCATGATTCTTTAGTAGCCACTAAAACTCGAGCTCTTGTGGTAGCTCATGAGCTTCTTTGTAAcaaacctgaggaagaaaaggcTCTTCTTGTGCAGGTAGTAAATAAACTGGGCGATCCTCAGAACAGAATAGCCACAAAAGCCTCCCATCTGTTAGAGACATTGCTTTGTAAACATCCCAATATGAAAGGAGTTGTATGTGGTGAAGTAGAAAGGCTACTCTTTCGCTCAAATATCAGCCCCAAAGCACAATATTAtgcaatttgctttttaaacCAAATGGTCCTTTCCCATGAAGAAAGTGAATTAGCTAATAAGTTAattactctttatttttgtttttttcggACTTGTATCaagaaaaaagatattgaatCAAAAATGCTTAGTGCCCTTTTAACAGGAGTAAATAGGGCATACCCTTATGCCCAGACTGGTGATGACAAAGTGAAGGAGCAGGTCGACACACTCTTTAAAGTGTTGCATGTTGTGAATTTTAATACCAGTGTACAGGCTTTAATGTTGCTTTTCCAAGTAATGAATTCTCAGCAGACGATATCAGATCGATACTATGCAGCATTATATAG gaagatGTTGGATCCAGGATTGATGATGTGCTCTAAGCAAGCCCTGTTTCTTAATCTTGTCTACAAATCTCTGAAAGCTGACATCGTGCTGCGCAGGGTGAAGGCTTTTGTGAAGAGGTTACTCCAAGTTACTTGTGAACAGATGCCACCATTCATATGTGGAGCTTTGTATCTTGTGTCTGAGATCCTTAAAGCAAAACCAAATTTAAGAAGTCAGCTAGACGATCATCCG GAGTCTGATGAAGAGAATTTTATTGACATAGGAGATGATGAAGACACAGAAAAATTCAatgcagataaagaaactgataaagtaaaaaaaactGAGACAGAAGAAACTGTGTCTGACAGTCCCAGTCctatggaaacaaaaaaatcagagtctgcttcttgggtGCACTTTGATAATTTAAAAG gTGGCAAACAGTTAAACACATATGATCCATTCAGTAGAAACCCTTTGTTTTGTGGAGCTGAAAATACAAGTCTTTGGGAACTCAAAAAG ctgtctGAGCATTTTCATCCTTCTGTGGCCCTTTTTGCAAAGACTATCCTTCAG GGAAATTATATTCAATATTCAGGAGACCCACTCCAAGATTTCACATTAATGAGATTCTTAGATCGATTTGTATACCGAAATCCAAAGCCACATAAAGGCAAAG AAAACACAGATAGTGTTGTGATgcagccaaaaagaaaaaattttatgaAGGATATTCGTAGTCTTGCTG TGAACAGTAAGGAGTTCCTTGCAAAAGAAGAAAGCCAAATACCAGTGGATGAACTATTTTTCTACAG GTATTATAAAAAAGTTGCTACtgttaaagagaaacaaaaacgaAATGCAGATGAAGAAAGTATAGAAGATGTGGATGATGATGAGTTTGAAAAGATGATtg ACACATTTGAAGATGATAATTGCTTTACCTCTGGAACAGATGACCTTGATTTTGCTAG caacatgaaaaaggaaaaaaaaggtgcTAAGGAAGACCCAGAAGATGAAGATTTAGAAGGCAGTGATGATGACCTTGATAATTTGGATGATGATGAAGTTTCTTTAGGAAGTATGAATGAAGAATTTACTGAAATTGGTGAAGATGGAGGAACATTCATGGATGTGTTGGATGATGAAAGTGAGGGCATTCCaa AACTTGATGATGAAGTCAGCTCCAAAATCAGTACAAAGAGAAACAAGAGGAAAGGTACAAATGATTTTGACTTTGCTGGATCATTTCAAG gaccaagaaaaaaaaagaaaggaaatttcagTGACTCCAGTCTATTTGTATCTGCTGAAGAG TTTGGCCACCTATTGGATGAAAATATGGGATCCAAGTTTGATAACATTGGCATGAATGCCATGGCTAACAAAGATAATGCAA GTCTCAAACAGCTTAGATGGGAGGCTGAACGTGATGATTGGCTACATAACAGAGACGTAAAAAGTatcatcaagaaaaagaaaaatttcaaaaagaagaggCCAAAAAccaatcaaaaaattaaaaagcaaagaaaatga
- the CEBPZ gene encoding CCAAT/enhancer-binding protein zeta isoform X2: MQDFSRRFGGNTSQSLAYFLQDYLMLATLDENEEVVDGGKKGAIDDLQQGELEAFIQNLSLAKYAKAFLVEEDEPAKKENASKKEAISKVDNKKQNVAESERTSLDKVKNKKRPEQHSENSATPKVKKDKQQDIFEFFERQTLLLKPGGKWYDLEYSNEYSLEPQPQDVVSKYKTLAQKLYEHEINLFKNKTNNQKGASATWMKTIVSSGTLGDRMAAMILLIQDDAIHTLQFVETLVNLVKKKGSKQQCLMALDTFKELLITDLLPDSRKLRIFSQHPFSKLEQLSSGNKDSRDRRLILWYFEHQLKHLVAEFVQVLETLSHDSLVATKTRALVVAHELLCNKPEEEKALLVQVVNKLGDPQNRIATKASHLLETLLCKHPNMKGVVCGEVERLLFRSNISPKAQYYAICFLNQMVLSHEESELANKLITLYFCFFRTCIKKKDIESKMLSALLTGVNRAYPYAQTGDDKVKEQVDTLFKVLHVVNFNTSVQALMLLFQVMNSQQTISDRYYAALYRKMLDPGLMMCSKQALFLNLVYKSLKADIVLRRVKAFVKRLLQVTCEQMPPFICGALYLVSEILKAKPNLRSQLDDHPESDEENFIDIGDDEDTEKFNADKETDKVKKTETEETVSDSPSPMETKKSESASWVHFDNLKGGKQLNTYDPFSRNPLFCGAENTSLWELKKLSEHFHPSVALFAKTILQGNYIQYSGDPLQDFTLMRFLDRFVYRNPKPHKGKENTDSVVMQPKRKNFMKDIRSLAVNSKEFLAKEESQIPVDELFFYRYYKKVATVKEKQKRNADEESIEDVDDDEFEKMIDTFEDDNCFTSGTDDLDFASNMKKEKKGAKEDPEDEDLEGSDDDLDNLDDDEVSLGSMNEEFTEIGEDGGTFMDVLDDESEGIPKLDDEVSSKISTKRNKRKGTNDFDFAGSFQGPRKKKKGNFSDSSLFVSAEEFGHLLDENMGSKFDNIGMNAMANKDNASLKQLRWEAERDDWLHNRDVKSIIKKKKNFKKKRPKTNQKIKKQRK; encoded by the exons ATGCAAGACTTTAGTAGAAGATTTGGAGGAAATACGTCACAGAGTTTGGCTTATTTTTTA CAAGATTACCTTATGCTGGCTACCTTGGATGAAAATGAGGAAGTGgtggatggaggaaaaaaaggagcaaTTGATGACCTTCAACAAGGTGAATTGGAAGCATTTATTCAGAATCTTAGTTTGGCCAAGTATGCAAAAGCTTTCTTAGTTGAAGAAGATGAaccagcaaaaaaagaaaatgccagcaAAAAAGAAGCAATATCTAAAGTagataataaaaagcaaaatgtagcAGAAAGTGAAAGAACATCACTTGATAaggtaaaaaataagaagaggcCAGAACAACATTCTGAGAACAGTGCCACACCAAAAGTTAAGAAAGATAAACAACAGGAcatctttgaattttttgagagacagacatTGTTACTCAAGCCTGGAGGCAAATGGTATGATCTAGAGTACAGCAATGAATATTCTTTGGAACCCCAGCCTCAGGATGTTGTGTCCAAGTACAAAACCTTGGCTCAGAAATTATATGAGCATGAAATCAACTTattcaaaaacaagacaaataatCAAAAGGGAGCTTCTGCTACCTGGATGAAGACAATTGTGTCATCAGGGACACTAGGTGACAGGATGGCAGCCATGATTCTTCTTATTCAGGATGATGCTATTCACACACTCCAGTTTGTGGAAACTCTTGTGAACCTTGTTAAAAAGAAAGGTAGCAAACAGCAGTGCCTCATGGCTTTGGATACTTTCAAAGAGTTACTGATTACAGACCTTTTGCCAGACAGTCGGAAGCTACGGATTTTCAGCCAGCATCCTTTCAGCAAACTAGAGCAGTTGTCCAGTGGCAACAAGGACTCAAGAGATAGAAGGCTGATATTATGGTATTTTGAACACCAGCTGAAACACCTTGTGGCTGAATTTGTCCAGGTCTTAGAAACTTTAAGTCATGATTCTTTAGTAGCCACTAAAACTCGAGCTCTTGTGGTAGCTCATGAGCTTCTTTGTAAcaaacctgaggaagaaaaggcTCTTCTTGTGCAGGTAGTAAATAAACTGGGCGATCCTCAGAACAGAATAGCCACAAAAGCCTCCCATCTGTTAGAGACATTGCTTTGTAAACATCCCAATATGAAAGGAGTTGTATGTGGTGAAGTAGAAAGGCTACTCTTTCGCTCAAATATCAGCCCCAAAGCACAATATTAtgcaatttgctttttaaacCAAATGGTCCTTTCCCATGAAGAAAGTGAATTAGCTAATAAGTTAattactctttatttttgtttttttcggACTTGTATCaagaaaaaagatattgaatCAAAAATGCTTAGTGCCCTTTTAACAGGAGTAAATAGGGCATACCCTTATGCCCAGACTGGTGATGACAAAGTGAAGGAGCAGGTCGACACACTCTTTAAAGTGTTGCATGTTGTGAATTTTAATACCAGTGTACAGGCTTTAATGTTGCTTTTCCAAGTAATGAATTCTCAGCAGACGATATCAGATCGATACTATGCAGCATTATATAG gaagatGTTGGATCCAGGATTGATGATGTGCTCTAAGCAAGCCCTGTTTCTTAATCTTGTCTACAAATCTCTGAAAGCTGACATCGTGCTGCGCAGGGTGAAGGCTTTTGTGAAGAGGTTACTCCAAGTTACTTGTGAACAGATGCCACCATTCATATGTGGAGCTTTGTATCTTGTGTCTGAGATCCTTAAAGCAAAACCAAATTTAAGAAGTCAGCTAGACGATCATCCG GAGTCTGATGAAGAGAATTTTATTGACATAGGAGATGATGAAGACACAGAAAAATTCAatgcagataaagaaactgataaagtaaaaaaaactGAGACAGAAGAAACTGTGTCTGACAGTCCCAGTCctatggaaacaaaaaaatcagagtctgcttcttgggtGCACTTTGATAATTTAAAAG gTGGCAAACAGTTAAACACATATGATCCATTCAGTAGAAACCCTTTGTTTTGTGGAGCTGAAAATACAAGTCTTTGGGAACTCAAAAAG ctgtctGAGCATTTTCATCCTTCTGTGGCCCTTTTTGCAAAGACTATCCTTCAG GGAAATTATATTCAATATTCAGGAGACCCACTCCAAGATTTCACATTAATGAGATTCTTAGATCGATTTGTATACCGAAATCCAAAGCCACATAAAGGCAAAG AAAACACAGATAGTGTTGTGATgcagccaaaaagaaaaaattttatgaAGGATATTCGTAGTCTTGCTG TGAACAGTAAGGAGTTCCTTGCAAAAGAAGAAAGCCAAATACCAGTGGATGAACTATTTTTCTACAG GTATTATAAAAAAGTTGCTACtgttaaagagaaacaaaaacgaAATGCAGATGAAGAAAGTATAGAAGATGTGGATGATGATGAGTTTGAAAAGATGATtg ACACATTTGAAGATGATAATTGCTTTACCTCTGGAACAGATGACCTTGATTTTGCTAG caacatgaaaaaggaaaaaaaaggtgcTAAGGAAGACCCAGAAGATGAAGATTTAGAAGGCAGTGATGATGACCTTGATAATTTGGATGATGATGAAGTTTCTTTAGGAAGTATGAATGAAGAATTTACTGAAATTGGTGAAGATGGAGGAACATTCATGGATGTGTTGGATGATGAAAGTGAGGGCATTCCaa AACTTGATGATGAAGTCAGCTCCAAAATCAGTACAAAGAGAAACAAGAGGAAAGGTACAAATGATTTTGACTTTGCTGGATCATTTCAAG gaccaagaaaaaaaaagaaaggaaatttcagTGACTCCAGTCTATTTGTATCTGCTGAAGAG TTTGGCCACCTATTGGATGAAAATATGGGATCCAAGTTTGATAACATTGGCATGAATGCCATGGCTAACAAAGATAATGCAA GTCTCAAACAGCTTAGATGGGAGGCTGAACGTGATGATTGGCTACATAACAGAGACGTAAAAAGTatcatcaagaaaaagaaaaatttcaaaaagaagaggCCAAAAAccaatcaaaaaattaaaaagcaaagaaaatga